One window from the genome of Microcoleus sp. AS-A8 encodes:
- a CDS encoding helix-turn-helix domain-containing protein yields the protein MTNFSSNDSTELLSIAQTAKLLSVTRQRVHDLIKNGQVIARKLGRYYYIEAGEVERYKNQPTGKPYQPRRTTSQENSIDNCQ from the coding sequence ATGACAAACTTCAGTTCAAATGACAGCACCGAATTACTCTCTATAGCCCAAACTGCAAAGCTACTAAGTGTTACTCGTCAGCGAGTTCACGACTTAATTAAAAATGGTCAGGTTATAGCTCGTAAACTTGGACGTTATTATTATATAGAGGCTGGTGAAGTAGAGAGATACAAAAATCAGCCTACCGGAAAACCTTATCAACCACGTCGTACAACTTCTCAAGAAAACTCTATTGACAACTGTCAATAG
- a CDS encoding Uma2 family endonuclease, with protein MVKTPSQHWTIPPLENGDRLNRYEFERRYNVMPNLRKAELIEGIVYIPAAVRFKSHSQPHGWIVAWLGTYEAMTPGVALGVQPTVRLDIDNEPQPDAVLLIMPEVGGQSRLSEDDYIEGVPELVVEIAASSVAIDLHAKKQAYRRNGVKEYIVWQVFDQTISWFYLEKGEYLDLPTDTDGIIRSRVFPGLWLAVSELLAGNMQHVLAVLQEGIKSPEHGAFVQKLASD; from the coding sequence ATGGTTAAAACCCCTTCCCAGCATTGGACAATTCCCCCTTTAGAAAATGGCGATCGCTTAAACCGTTACGAATTCGAGCGCCGCTACAATGTCATGCCCAACTTGAGAAAAGCCGAGTTAATCGAAGGGATTGTCTACATACCTGCTGCTGTGCGCTTCAAGAGTCACAGTCAACCTCATGGTTGGATTGTGGCATGGCTAGGAACCTACGAAGCTATGACTCCCGGTGTTGCTTTGGGAGTCCAACCAACGGTGCGTCTCGATATCGACAACGAACCACAACCTGATGCTGTACTCCTAATCATGCCAGAAGTCGGTGGGCAGTCACGACTGAGTGAGGATGATTATATTGAAGGTGTTCCAGAGTTGGTTGTGGAAATTGCCGCTAGCAGTGTAGCCATCGACCTTCACGCTAAAAAACAAGCCTATCGCCGTAATGGTGTCAAGGAATATATCGTCTGGCAAGTGTTCGATCAAACAATTAGCTGGTTCTATTTAGAAAAGGGTGAGTATCTTGATTTACCCACTGATACCGATGGAATTATCAGGAGTCGAGTCTTTCCTGGGTTGTGGTTAGCGGTTTCAGAGTTATTAGCTGGGAATATGCAGCATGTCTTGGCAGTTTTACAAGAGGGAATAAAATCTCCTGAACATGGGGCATTTGTCCAGAAATTAGCTAGCGATTAA
- a CDS encoding site-specific DNA-methyltransferase, translated as MLPFQLIATNVATQQGLKQVYTSEYGVLYQGDCLKLLLALPDESVDLVFADPPFNLGKEYGEGVSDQMETDRYLIWSQQWLSESIRVLKEGGSLFVFNLPKWCIEYGAYLNQQGMLFRHWIACRMPKAFPRGKKMSPAHYGLLYYTKGQPAVFNKVYTPIQVCRHCGGEIRDYGGHRKKLNEKGINLMDVWDAPEDVWEDAHEADPTEVLWALAEEMWADIPPVRHRRHKKRVPNELAPIMLERIIAMASNSGQIVVDPFGGSGTTFYAAEKLHRYWIGSEIGDIDPAVERLTDLANGIMEQWESARGSKKLKPCKATASQLQIPFST; from the coding sequence ATGCTCCCTTTTCAACTGATTGCAACTAATGTTGCCACTCAACAAGGGCTAAAACAGGTTTATACAAGTGAGTATGGCGTTTTATATCAGGGAGACTGCCTTAAACTGCTGTTAGCACTACCTGATGAGTCTGTGGATCTCGTATTTGCTGACCCACCCTTTAATCTTGGCAAAGAATATGGTGAAGGTGTCAGCGATCAGATGGAGACAGATAGATACTTAATCTGGTCACAACAATGGTTGAGTGAGAGTATTCGGGTACTAAAAGAAGGTGGCAGTCTATTTGTATTCAACTTGCCTAAGTGGTGTATAGAGTACGGTGCATACCTCAATCAGCAAGGAATGTTGTTTAGGCATTGGATTGCTTGCAGAATGCCGAAAGCTTTTCCTAGAGGTAAAAAGATGTCTCCTGCTCATTACGGACTACTCTATTACACCAAGGGGCAACCAGCAGTTTTCAACAAAGTTTACACACCTATTCAAGTTTGTCGGCATTGCGGCGGAGAAATTCGTGACTATGGTGGTCATCGAAAAAAACTCAATGAGAAAGGGATTAATTTGATGGATGTTTGGGATGCGCCAGAAGATGTTTGGGAGGATGCTCATGAAGCTGATCCTACTGAAGTTTTATGGGCGTTGGCAGAAGAAATGTGGGCTGATATTCCACCAGTTCGGCATCGTCGGCACAAAAAACGAGTTCCAAACGAACTCGCTCCCATTATGCTAGAGCGAATTATTGCAATGGCATCTAATTCAGGGCAAATTGTAGTTGATCCGTTTGGGGGTTCAGGTACTACATTTTATGCAGCAGAAAAACTACATCGTTATTGGATTGGTTCAGAAATTGGAGACATAGATCCAGCCGTAGAACGACTGACTGATCTAGCTAACGGAATTATGGAGCAATGGGAATCGGCAAGGGGAAGTAAGAAATTGAAGCCATGCAAAGCAACGGCATCACAACTGCAAATTCCTTTCTCTACATAG
- a CDS encoding HAMP domain-containing histidine kinase, which yields MSNAASDRLKQNGERIMQLWERRARDEVAASMHQDSLVLQNSLPKYLNQLVDELSNRIVRTPVRIEADKAQSTRIGKQHGHERAGYADYSMSQLIFEYHILRQVIFQVLEEEAPLGVRERDIIIGSIEQAVNDAATQFSQTLQDIQELFMVTLTHDLRGPLNVVKMGTQLILRRLERGDTHVDVAARMISSIDRLDSMIQNLLDASRLRAGQGLKLEFEECYLDRLVQDVVEDLSFTYGERFVVVCDSDIRSYCSRKEIRRVIENLAINAVKYGAPSTPITLTLQQTETQISLTIHNEGNPIASDAQSILFQQFRRTTSAEDQTGWGLGLFLVKSIIEAHQGTIEVESEEGKGTSFIVKLPKLPC from the coding sequence ATGTCTAACGCTGCTTCTGACCGTCTTAAGCAAAATGGTGAAAGAATTATGCAACTGTGGGAGCGGCGGGCGCGTGATGAAGTTGCTGCATCGATGCATCAGGACTCTCTTGTCTTGCAAAATTCACTACCTAAGTACTTAAACCAACTGGTAGATGAACTCTCAAACAGGATTGTCAGGACACCTGTCCGAATAGAAGCCGATAAGGCACAAAGCACTCGCATTGGCAAGCAGCATGGGCATGAACGGGCGGGCTATGCTGACTACTCCATGAGTCAACTCATTTTCGAGTACCACATCCTCCGTCAAGTAATCTTTCAAGTTTTAGAGGAAGAAGCACCTTTAGGAGTGAGGGAACGAGACATCATTATCGGCTCCATTGAGCAAGCCGTTAACGACGCTGCCACTCAATTCTCCCAGACGCTGCAAGATATTCAAGAGTTATTTATGGTGACGTTAACTCACGATCTGAGAGGCCCCCTTAATGTTGTAAAAATGGGAACTCAACTGATTCTGCGTCGGCTTGAACGAGGAGATACCCACGTTGATGTGGCAGCGAGGATGATCAGTTCGATCGATCGGCTGGATTCGATGATTCAAAATCTGCTCGATGCGAGTCGGCTGCGGGCAGGACAGGGCTTAAAGCTTGAATTTGAAGAATGCTATTTAGACAGGCTAGTCCAAGACGTAGTGGAGGATTTGAGCTTCACTTATGGAGAGCGGTTTGTTGTAGTCTGTGATTCTGATATCAGGAGCTATTGCAGCCGTAAAGAAATACGGCGGGTGATTGAAAATTTAGCAATTAACGCTGTGAAATATGGTGCTCCTAGCACGCCGATTACACTCACGCTCCAGCAAACTGAAACGCAGATCAGCCTTACTATCCATAATGAAGGCAATCCGATAGCCTCAGATGCTCAATCCATCCTATTTCAACAATTTCGTCGAACCACCTCTGCGGAGGATCAAACGGGATGGGGATTAGGATTATTTTTAGTAAAGAGTATTATTGAGGCGCATCAAGGGACGATTGAAGTGGAAAGTGAGGAGGGCAAGGGGACAAGCTTTATCGTTAAGTTGCCTAAATTACCCTGTTAA
- a CDS encoding restriction endonuclease, with amino-acid sequence MKIVQEVSLISVGSFEESSDWSIIRAEIRDAISLIVHPPGTSDFTINPKKHGNGVKPIKAACMTALKDRFAWGLETSINYATKSPGKVDATKVIDNHLFALEWETGNISSSHRSVNKIMLGLLRGVFLGAALVLPSRKIYPYLTDRIGNYEELEPYFDVWRAVRIEAGFLAIFVIEHDRVDNNVPTITKGTDGRALV; translated from the coding sequence ATGAAGATTGTTCAAGAGGTTTCTTTAATCAGTGTTGGCAGTTTTGAAGAATCAAGCGATTGGTCTATCATTCGTGCTGAAATTCGTGATGCTATCTCTTTGATTGTGCATCCTCCTGGGACATCCGACTTTACAATCAATCCCAAAAAGCATGGAAATGGTGTTAAACCCATTAAAGCAGCTTGCATGACTGCGTTGAAGGATCGATTTGCGTGGGGACTTGAAACTTCAATTAACTATGCAACCAAATCGCCAGGAAAAGTAGATGCAACAAAGGTTATTGATAATCATCTTTTCGCTCTTGAGTGGGAAACTGGGAATATTTCCTCAAGCCATCGATCTGTTAATAAAATAATGCTTGGATTACTACGGGGTGTTTTTCTGGGTGCTGCGTTAGTACTCCCCAGTAGAAAAATTTATCCTTACCTAACGGATCGAATCGGTAACTATGAAGAACTAGAGCCATACTTTGATGTTTGGCGGGCAGTTCGGATTGAAGCAGGTTTCCTGGCAATCTTTGTGATTGAACACGATCGGGTAGACAACAATGTACCAACGATTACCAAGGGAACAGACGGTCGTGCATTGGTCTGA
- a CDS encoding response regulator, producing the protein MNSTILLVEDNPDDQFLIQRALNKRLLNKVNLFAAWSKPMEKTANYNSSSLNKIDLSYPPISSVGEGTELGLSVKLVENKEEAINYLKGKKNEANQQCYPLPDLILISVTMPHLSGLCLLSWIKRQPELIHIPIVIISDVDKKDQAMNLGAIAYIFKTLCFTDLTEVVRAFLLSGNHRCKEKWQSTKRRSQPLQGLANPSTISKEMSNRGVMKAASWQRKGQKIGHSSLQVPL; encoded by the coding sequence ATGAATAGTACCATTCTGTTAGTCGAAGATAATCCTGACGATCAATTTCTGATTCAGCGTGCCCTCAATAAGCGTCTCCTGAATAAGGTTAACTTATTCGCGGCTTGGTCAAAGCCTATGGAAAAGACGGCGAATTATAATTCCTCTAGTTTGAACAAAATAGACCTTTCTTACCCTCCTATTTCATCGGTTGGTGAAGGTACAGAGTTAGGTCTTTCCGTCAAATTGGTTGAGAACAAAGAGGAAGCGATAAATTACCTAAAGGGCAAAAAAAATGAGGCTAATCAGCAGTGTTATCCCCTACCTGATTTGATACTGATCAGTGTAACAATGCCTCATCTATCCGGTCTTTGCTTACTGTCTTGGATCAAGCGGCAGCCTGAACTGATACACATACCCATTGTGATAATTAGCGATGTGGACAAGAAAGACCAAGCCATGAACTTAGGCGCGATCGCCTACATTTTCAAAACTCTCTGTTTCACTGACTTAACAGAAGTTGTCAGGGCTTTTCTACTATCAGGCAACCACCGATGTAAGGAGAAATGGCAATCCACCAAGAGACGTTCCCAGCCGTTGCAAGGCTTGGCCAATCCTTCAACTATCAGCAAGGAAATGAGTAATCGTGGCGTGATGAAGGCTGCCTCTTGGCAAAGAAAAGGTCAGAAAATAGGTCACTCCAGTCTTCAAGTGCCCTTGTGA